Proteins encoded within one genomic window of Flavobacterium gilvum:
- a CDS encoding glycoside hydrolase family protein encodes MKRHFAIVLIVLIQLINVHECEGQKAATANPIYSQLGEAYRTPAFSMKGYWVWCSSVVKGGDKKYHMFASRWPDSILFHPGWMVASEVVHAISDKPEGPYTFSDVALPARGAQYWDGRSTHNPRILRYKNKYILYYMGSTHPFEEPNKQDFNLASKWCIVGRSNKRVGVAIADSPYGPWKRFDRPVLETKPDTFYSFLTSNPSPIIEEDGSVLLMFKARSYVGNDKYSGMCFGMARAKSIYDKFEVLNNGQPVLGGPGQPEIEDPFFWKDKKGYHVVFKDHVAKYTGEKGAGVLANSKDAIHWTVADSPKAYSRTLRYNDGKTETMGQLERPFIYFENGKPAYFFFATMDGPGGFEYGTHSWNVVIPFKK; translated from the coding sequence ATGAAAAGACATTTCGCAATTGTTTTGATTGTACTAATACAATTGATAAACGTTCATGAATGTGAGGGACAAAAAGCAGCTACAGCCAACCCAATTTATAGCCAGTTGGGAGAAGCCTATAGAACGCCTGCTTTTTCCATGAAAGGGTATTGGGTGTGGTGTAGTTCTGTTGTAAAAGGGGGTGACAAGAAATATCATATGTTTGCTTCCCGATGGCCAGATAGTATATTGTTTCATCCGGGTTGGATGGTAGCATCAGAAGTAGTGCACGCGATATCAGATAAACCCGAAGGCCCATACACATTTTCGGATGTGGCTTTGCCTGCTCGTGGTGCACAATACTGGGATGGTCGTTCTACGCACAATCCTCGTATATTGCGATACAAAAACAAGTATATACTGTATTATATGGGATCTACGCATCCTTTCGAAGAACCTAATAAACAAGATTTCAACCTAGCTAGCAAATGGTGTATTGTAGGCCGTAGTAACAAGCGAGTGGGTGTTGCCATTGCCGATTCGCCTTACGGCCCTTGGAAACGTTTTGACAGACCTGTTTTGGAAACAAAACCAGATACTTTTTACAGTTTTCTGACTTCCAATCCAAGTCCAATTATTGAAGAAGACGGTTCTGTTTTGTTGATGTTTAAAGCCCGTAGTTATGTGGGGAATGATAAGTATTCGGGCATGTGTTTTGGAATGGCTCGTGCCAAAAGTATCTACGATAAGTTCGAAGTATTGAATAACGGACAACCCGTATTAGGTGGTCCCGGTCAGCCGGAGATTGAAGACCCTTTCTTTTGGAAGGACAAAAAAGGGTATCATGTGGTTTTCAAAGATCACGTTGCGAAATATACTGGAGAGAAAGGTGCAGGAGTATTAGCCAATTCAAAAGATGCTATTCACTGGACTGTTGCAGATTCACCTAAAGCCTATTCGCGAACGCTCCGTTACAATGATGGCAAAACAGAAACGATGGGACAACTGGAAAGACCTTTTATCTATTTTGAAAATGGAAAGCCAGCCTATTTCTTTTTTGCCACAATGGATGGCCCAGGTGGTTTTGAATATGGTACGCACTCATGGAATGTTGTAATACCGTTTAAAAAATAG
- a CDS encoding glycosyl hydrolase family 95 catalytic domain-containing protein, translated as MKSLLKIIFLFGAVTAVASLSAQVKKTADKSGNPSRQWIVWSDKPALKWEDAFVTGNGRHGTMFTGNAGEERIICVHEKLFVRAWDRHKVAVANLANLLPEMRKLSDSAKFGEAARLSTGEARKQLDAMGATNMWPLFPHPAFDVQMNVKKVGAVSAYRRELNLETGEAKAQWKDEQGTVEESVFSSRIDNVNVIRIKSSAGKKLELTLNLAETPGRTGKASGFELDKVFLNTSSKAEASGWLSYHAQYSQDPGGYEGLARVVANGGQMRVENNQLKIENTNEVTILVRITPLEFGCTSQEIATRNELSLISADYDKLLLPHASQHGEMFRRVVFDLGCADLWKSTPTEKMLEEAHEKGITPLFLEQMHAMGRYLLISSSGDFPPPLQGIWGGGWTPSWIGGFVMDTNVNLAISGISTGDLAECAESYFGYVERLLPAWRLNASSYLGCRGFLVPHYSDPEKGYLNHFTPGLPWMYWPGGAGWNLMPFYEHGMLYGDMAFLRKRVLPLYQEMAQFYEDYLTKDKDGYYHISPGISPENGVKGQGSTLSKDATFEIAVAREVFDHLLKLGKMFNLDQSDMAKWKEYHDKLVPYRINADGALAEWITLPFEDNYKHRHNSHLYPVFPGREFFEPGADPALVEAARVALGKRFESDTESAHGLIHLALMATRLHEKEKVLANLNRFAQRNYVYNGLVTSHNPEHAIYNLDSVLSLQRLLADMMVFSQPGRVEFLPACAATFPQGHLLGTRIHGGHKLDIQWKDGKLVSATIHAGETNHCTFVYNGKQKEVDLIAGKKYKFDSQFNLIRGK; from the coding sequence ATGAAATCACTATTAAAGATAATTTTTCTTTTTGGAGCGGTGACAGCTGTTGCTTCGCTTTCCGCACAAGTAAAGAAAACAGCTGATAAGTCAGGCAATCCGTCTCGACAATGGATTGTATGGTCTGATAAACCAGCACTTAAGTGGGAAGACGCATTTGTAACGGGAAATGGTCGTCACGGAACTATGTTTACAGGGAACGCGGGTGAGGAGCGGATTATTTGTGTACATGAAAAACTTTTTGTTCGCGCTTGGGATCGACACAAAGTAGCGGTGGCCAACCTTGCCAACCTGCTTCCAGAGATGAGAAAGTTGAGTGATTCAGCTAAGTTTGGCGAGGCTGCACGTCTTAGCACAGGTGAAGCTCGTAAGCAGTTGGATGCTATGGGAGCCACAAATATGTGGCCTTTATTTCCGCATCCAGCATTTGATGTACAAATGAATGTAAAAAAGGTTGGAGCAGTATCTGCTTATCGACGTGAGCTGAATTTGGAAACCGGGGAAGCAAAAGCCCAATGGAAAGATGAACAGGGTACCGTAGAGGAAAGTGTATTTTCATCTAGGATTGATAATGTTAATGTAATCAGGATTAAATCATCAGCAGGAAAAAAACTGGAATTAACACTCAATCTTGCCGAAACTCCCGGCCGTACAGGAAAGGCCAGCGGTTTTGAATTGGACAAGGTTTTTCTTAATACAAGTAGTAAAGCAGAAGCATCGGGCTGGTTGAGCTATCATGCACAATATTCGCAAGATCCCGGCGGTTATGAAGGTTTGGCTCGGGTAGTTGCAAATGGTGGACAAATGCGTGTGGAGAATAATCAACTTAAGATAGAAAATACTAATGAGGTCACGATATTAGTACGTATAACACCATTAGAATTTGGTTGCACTTCACAGGAAATAGCCACTCGTAATGAGCTTTCTTTGATTTCTGCAGACTATGATAAACTGTTGTTGCCACATGCCTCGCAACATGGCGAGATGTTTCGTCGTGTAGTGTTTGATCTGGGTTGTGCAGATCTTTGGAAAAGCACGCCAACAGAGAAAATGTTGGAAGAAGCGCATGAAAAAGGGATAACACCTCTATTTCTTGAGCAGATGCATGCCATGGGGCGATACTTGCTCATATCTTCGTCTGGAGATTTTCCGCCACCACTGCAAGGCATTTGGGGAGGTGGATGGACACCTTCATGGATTGGTGGCTTTGTGATGGATACTAATGTCAACCTTGCTATTTCGGGTATCTCAACTGGTGATTTGGCCGAATGTGCCGAATCGTATTTTGGTTATGTAGAAAGATTATTACCCGCCTGGAGACTTAATGCCAGCAGTTATTTGGGTTGTCGTGGCTTCTTGGTACCTCATTACAGTGATCCAGAAAAAGGATATCTTAATCATTTTACTCCGGGGCTTCCATGGATGTATTGGCCAGGTGGTGCAGGATGGAACCTAATGCCTTTTTATGAGCACGGAATGCTTTATGGAGATATGGCTTTTCTGCGCAAGCGTGTTTTACCTTTATATCAGGAAATGGCACAGTTTTATGAAGACTATCTTACCAAAGATAAAGATGGGTACTATCATATATCCCCTGGGATTTCACCAGAAAATGGAGTTAAAGGACAAGGCAGTACGCTTTCAAAAGATGCTACTTTCGAAATAGCAGTGGCTCGTGAAGTATTTGACCATTTATTGAAATTGGGAAAAATGTTTAATCTTGATCAGTCAGATATGGCAAAATGGAAAGAATACCACGATAAGTTGGTTCCTTATCGCATTAATGCTGATGGCGCTTTGGCTGAATGGATAACTTTACCGTTTGAAGATAATTATAAACACCGACACAATTCGCATCTCTATCCTGTTTTCCCAGGTAGAGAGTTCTTTGAACCAGGTGCTGATCCAGCTCTAGTAGAGGCTGCAAGAGTGGCTTTGGGTAAGCGTTTTGAATCGGATACTGAATCGGCTCATGGTCTTATTCATTTGGCATTGATGGCTACTAGGTTGCACGAAAAGGAAAAAGTGTTGGCTAATCTTAATCGTTTTGCCCAACGTAATTATGTGTACAACGGTCTTGTTACTTCTCATAATCCAGAGCATGCTATTTACAATCTTGATTCGGTGTTGAGTTTGCAGCGATTGCTGGCCGATATGATGGTGTTTTCGCAACCCGGACGTGTTGAATTTTTGCCAGCCTGTGCAGCAACTTTCCCGCAAGGGCATTTATTGGGGACACGTATTCACGGTGGCCATAAGTTAGATATACAATGGAAAGACGGAAAATTGGTGTCAGCTACTATTCATGCAGGGGAAACCAATCATTGTACATTTGTATATAATGGAAAGCAAAAAGAGGTGGACTTGATTGCCGGAAAGAAATACAAGTTTGACAGCCAATTTAATTTGATTAGAGGGAAATAA
- a CDS encoding glycoside hydrolase family 2 protein, protein MLLLGIRNLTMILLLTSVFMFYGQNTKVESTVREKININREWKFKLGDDALAKAANYNDADWSNISLPHNFSIPYFQSAQWYTGYGWYRKYFDIPSSWKGKQIFIEFEAAFREAEIFVNGELVGTHQGGYTGFTFDISSKLKPGRNVLAVRLNNNWNARLAPRNGDHNFTGGIYRDVYLVVTNPVHVTWYGSAVTTPRVSKEKGVVNIKTEIKNDSQQSKNYTIKTEIVAPSGKIVAKSMSNSKIETGATVTVEQTTGAVKSPLLWHPDHPFLYKAVTTIFDGNLLLDRYETKFGFRWMKWTADKGFFLNGEHYYFKGANVHQDHAGWASAVTNAAIIRDVKMIKDCGMDFIRGSHYPHDPAFSEACDSLGVLLWEENDFWGSGGNQRESDNWFEGAGAYPVNADDQPFFEESVKTNLKEMVRIHRNHPSIIAWSMCNEPFFTGKGTIDKIRVFLKDLTKLTHELDSTRLVGIGGCQRGDIDKLGDIAGYNGDGTRLFINPGIPSVVTEYGSVIAIRPGKYDPGFGELQKEEFPWRSGQALWCAFDYGTRAGKFGKMGMIDYFRMPKNQYYWYRNEYKHIAPPEVAQSGIPSKLSLTASKKVINGTDGTDDVQLIVTVQNQDGKPINNSPDVTFEIISGPGEFPTGRTITFSNQSDIYIRDGKAAIEFRSYEGGKTVIKASSAGLKYDTIIIETQGYPIYSEGITPKTPDRPYVRYTTNVSGQPNSNINIAIQKPTRASSEMEGRTANKANDGDEASYWKAVGNEQKKWWQIDLENLYVVNKVSIALPVLGSVAIRIEISKDGQLWEKIADSILKGDGTSKKQSIDIDSKSIGRFLRINFLDSAKEISMSEVEVFGKTSN, encoded by the coding sequence ATGCTTTTATTAGGAATAAGAAATTTGACGATGATTTTATTGCTGACATCAGTATTTATGTTTTATGGGCAGAATACTAAAGTAGAATCTACTGTCCGTGAGAAAATCAATATCAACAGAGAATGGAAATTTAAATTAGGCGATGATGCATTGGCGAAAGCCGCCAATTATAATGACGCTGATTGGAGTAATATAAGTCTGCCACATAATTTTAGTATTCCCTATTTTCAGTCGGCACAATGGTACACCGGATATGGTTGGTATCGCAAATATTTTGATATTCCGTCGAGTTGGAAAGGCAAACAAATCTTTATAGAATTTGAAGCCGCCTTCCGGGAGGCAGAAATATTCGTAAACGGTGAATTGGTTGGTACACATCAAGGAGGGTACACTGGTTTTACATTTGATATTTCCAGTAAATTGAAACCGGGGCGTAACGTATTGGCAGTAAGACTTAATAATAACTGGAATGCTAGATTGGCTCCCCGAAATGGAGACCATAATTTTACTGGTGGTATCTATCGGGATGTTTATCTGGTGGTAACCAATCCAGTTCACGTGACTTGGTACGGTTCAGCTGTTACTACACCTAGAGTTTCTAAAGAAAAAGGTGTAGTGAATATTAAGACAGAAATAAAAAATGACAGTCAACAATCCAAAAATTACACAATCAAAACAGAGATTGTTGCCCCTTCCGGTAAGATTGTGGCAAAGTCAATGTCAAACAGCAAAATAGAAACTGGTGCTACAGTGACTGTTGAACAAACCACTGGAGCAGTAAAATCTCCTTTATTATGGCACCCTGATCATCCGTTTCTTTATAAAGCCGTTACTACGATATTTGATGGTAATTTACTGTTGGATCGTTATGAAACAAAATTTGGTTTTCGTTGGATGAAATGGACGGCTGACAAAGGATTTTTTCTTAACGGAGAACATTACTATTTTAAAGGTGCAAATGTACATCAGGATCATGCTGGTTGGGCAAGTGCGGTAACTAATGCAGCCATTATAAGGGATGTGAAAATGATTAAAGACTGCGGCATGGATTTCATACGGGGTTCACATTACCCTCATGACCCCGCTTTTTCCGAAGCATGTGATAGTTTGGGAGTACTATTATGGGAAGAAAATGATTTTTGGGGATCTGGAGGCAACCAACGTGAAAGTGATAATTGGTTCGAGGGTGCTGGGGCATACCCAGTAAATGCCGACGATCAGCCTTTTTTTGAAGAAAGTGTAAAAACAAATCTTAAGGAAATGGTGCGTATACACCGCAATCATCCTTCTATTATAGCATGGAGTATGTGTAATGAGCCTTTTTTCACAGGAAAGGGTACAATAGACAAGATACGTGTTTTTCTAAAAGATTTGACCAAACTTACCCATGAACTCGACTCAACTCGCTTGGTTGGTATTGGCGGATGCCAAAGAGGAGATATTGACAAACTCGGGGATATAGCCGGTTATAACGGGGATGGCACACGACTATTTATTAATCCAGGTATTCCAAGTGTAGTCACTGAATATGGGTCGGTTATTGCCATCCGTCCCGGAAAATATGATCCTGGTTTTGGTGAGCTTCAGAAAGAGGAATTCCCTTGGAGAAGCGGACAGGCATTGTGGTGTGCTTTTGATTACGGAACCCGTGCTGGGAAATTTGGGAAAATGGGTATGATTGATTATTTCCGTATGCCCAAAAACCAATATTATTGGTATAGAAATGAGTATAAGCATATTGCACCACCCGAGGTGGCTCAATCTGGTATTCCATCAAAATTAAGTCTTACTGCTTCAAAAAAAGTCATTAACGGAACTGATGGAACCGATGATGTTCAACTTATCGTAACAGTACAAAACCAAGATGGAAAACCAATCAATAATAGTCCTGACGTTACCTTTGAGATTATATCAGGTCCCGGAGAGTTTCCTACAGGAAGGACAATCACATTTAGCAACCAATCAGATATTTATATCAGGGACGGAAAAGCGGCCATAGAGTTTCGCTCTTATGAGGGTGGCAAGACGGTTATCAAAGCATCTTCTGCTGGGTTAAAATACGATACCATCATTATCGAGACTCAGGGTTATCCGATATATTCTGAAGGGATAACTCCTAAAACACCAGACAGACCCTACGTTCGATATACAACGAATGTTTCGGGGCAACCAAATTCTAATATAAATATTGCCATCCAGAAACCCACTCGTGCCAGTAGCGAAATGGAAGGCAGAACGGCAAATAAAGCTAATGATGGCGATGAAGCCTCTTATTGGAAGGCAGTGGGCAATGAGCAGAAAAAATGGTGGCAGATTGATCTTGAAAACTTATATGTTGTTAATAAAGTTAGTATTGCTCTTCCAGTATTGGGCTCTGTGGCAATACGTATAGAGATTTCCAAAGACGGCCAGCTTTGGGAAAAAATAGCAGATTCCATCCTCAAGGGAGATGGAACTAGTAAGAAACAGTCAATAGACATAGATAGCAAATCGATAGGTAGATTTTTAAGAATCAACTTTTTGGACTCCGCCAAAGAAATTTCTATGAGCGAAGTGGAAGTTTTCGGAAAGACATCAAATTAA
- a CDS encoding glycoside hydrolase family protein, producing the protein MKNYFTIGLIVLLQLISIQSSWAQKTDSANPIYSQLGEAYRTPAFSMKGYWVWCSSVVKGDDKKYHMFASRWPDSILFHPGWMVASEVVHAISDRPEGPYTFSDVALPARGAQYWDGRSTHNPRILRYKNKYILYYMGSTHPFEEPNKQDFNLASKWCIVGRSNKRVGVAIADSPYGPWKRFDRPVLETKPDTFYSFLTSNPSPIIEEDGSVLLMFKARSYVGNDKYSGMCFGMARAKSIYDKFEVLNNGQPVLGGPGQPEIEAPFFWKDKKGYHVVFKDHVAKYTGEKGAGVLANSKDAIHWTVADSPKAYSRTLRYNDGKTETMGQLERPFIYFENGKPAYFFFATMDGPGGFEYGTHSWNVVVPFKNL; encoded by the coding sequence ATGAAAAATTATTTTACAATAGGTTTGATTGTACTATTACAGTTAATAAGTATTCAATCAAGTTGGGCACAAAAAACAGATTCAGCCAACCCAATTTATAGCCAGTTGGGAGAAGCCTATAGAACGCCTGCTTTTTCCATGAAAGGGTATTGGGTGTGGTGTAGTTCTGTTGTAAAAGGGGATGACAAGAAATATCATATGTTTGCTTCCCGATGGCCAGATAGTATATTGTTTCATCCGGGTTGGATGGTGGCATCAGAGGTGGTACACGCGATATCAGATAGACCTGAAGGCCCATACACATTTTCAGATGTGGCTTTGCCTGCTCGTGGTGCACAATATTGGGATGGTCGTTCTACGCACAATCCTCGTATATTGCGATACAAAAACAAGTATATACTGTATTATATGGGATCTACGCATCCTTTCGAAGAACCTAATAAACAAGATTTCAACCTAGCTAGCAAATGGTGTATTGTAGGCCGTAGTAACAAGCGAGTGGGTGTTGCCATTGCCGATTCGCCTTACGGCCCTTGGAAACGTTTTGACAGACCTGTTTTGGAAACAAAACCAGATACTTTTTACAGTTTTCTGACTTCCAATCCCAGTCCGATTATTGAAGAAGACGGTTCTGTTTTACTAATGTTTAAAGCCCGCAGTTATGTGGGTAACGATAAGTATTCGGGCATGTGTTTTGGAATGGCTCGTGCCAAAAGTATTTATGATAAGTTTGAAGTGCTGAATAACGGACAACCCGTATTAGGTGGTCCCGGTCAGCCTGAGATTGAAGCCCCTTTCTTTTGGAAGGACAAAAAAGGGTACCATGTGGTTTTCAAAGATCACGTTGCGAAATATACTGGCGAGAAAGGTGCAGGAGTATTAGCCAATTCAAAAGATGCTATTCACTGGACTGTTGCAGATTCACCTAAAGCCTATTCGCGAACACTTCGTTACAATGATGGTAAAACAGAAACGATGGGACAACTGGAAAGACCTTTTATCTATTTTGAAAATGGAAAACCAGCCTATTTCTTTTTTGCCACAATGGATGGCCCAGGTGGTTTTGAATATGGTACGCACTCATGGAATGTTGTAGTGCCTTTTAAAAATTTATAA
- a CDS encoding glycoside hydrolase family 35 protein encodes MKKNFFTLFLFLLLTVNAIGQKKHTFAITDGNFVLDGKNIQIHSGEMHYSRIPKEYWRHRLQMIKAMGLNAVATYVFWNYHEVAPGVWDFKTGNRNVAEYIKMAQEEGLYVILRPGPYVCAEWEFGGYPWFLKNVPGMVIRENNPQYLAAVKTYFTQLYGQVKNLLITNGGPIIMVQGENEFGSFVSQRKDISNEDHKKYSSAVFQQLKDLGFNVPFFTSDGSWLFDGGSLPGALPTANGENDVNKLKEVVDKYHDGKGPYMVAEFYPGWLMHWAEPFPRRGFERTINQTKKYIDAGVSFNYYMVHGGTNFGFTSGANYNKSHDIQPDLTSYDYDAPITEAGWSTEEYNAIRELLKDSKTPAVPAKIKVISIPGIKLTKAISLESLKDKIKPVENEKPLTFEELNQGHGYVWYSRKFNQPINGKLELKGLRDYALVYVNGKKVAELNSYYNNYECTIDIPFNSTLDIIVENMGRINYDSKITSSTKGIISPVIINGETITGDWNMYAFPMDKMPNLATAKSNAKAGQPAIYQGTFNVSKKGDTFLDMRDWGKGIVFVNGINLGRYWSVGPQQTLYLPGCWLKEGANEIVIFEQKNDKIQTNVSAIETPILDDLRPEKENVK; translated from the coding sequence ATGAAGAAAAACTTTTTTACTTTATTTTTATTCCTTTTGTTAACGGTAAATGCAATTGGACAAAAAAAGCACACCTTTGCCATAACAGATGGTAATTTTGTTTTGGATGGAAAAAACATTCAAATACACAGCGGGGAAATGCACTATTCTAGAATTCCGAAAGAATATTGGCGTCATCGATTGCAAATGATAAAAGCCATGGGATTAAATGCCGTGGCAACTTATGTTTTTTGGAACTACCATGAAGTAGCACCGGGAGTTTGGGATTTTAAAACCGGAAACCGAAATGTTGCCGAATACATCAAAATGGCTCAAGAAGAAGGATTGTATGTGATATTGCGTCCAGGCCCTTATGTTTGCGCCGAGTGGGAATTTGGAGGGTATCCTTGGTTTTTGAAAAATGTACCGGGAATGGTGATTCGCGAAAACAACCCACAATATTTGGCCGCAGTAAAAACATATTTTACGCAACTTTATGGTCAGGTAAAAAATTTATTGATAACCAATGGAGGTCCAATTATCATGGTTCAGGGAGAAAATGAATTTGGTTCCTTTGTTTCACAGCGTAAGGATATTTCGAATGAAGATCACAAAAAATACAGCTCCGCCGTTTTTCAACAACTAAAAGATCTTGGTTTCAATGTACCTTTCTTTACTTCGGATGGAAGTTGGTTGTTTGATGGAGGGTCACTTCCGGGAGCTTTGCCAACAGCCAACGGTGAAAATGATGTGAACAAACTCAAAGAAGTTGTTGACAAATATCATGATGGAAAAGGCCCTTATATGGTTGCCGAATTTTACCCAGGCTGGTTGATGCACTGGGCAGAACCTTTCCCAAGAAGGGGGTTCGAAAGAACAATCAACCAAACAAAAAAATACATTGATGCAGGAGTTTCCTTTAACTACTATATGGTACACGGAGGAACTAATTTCGGATTTACTTCTGGAGCCAATTACAACAAGAGTCATGACATTCAGCCCGACTTAACGTCTTATGATTATGATGCTCCTATTACTGAAGCAGGTTGGTCAACTGAAGAATACAACGCCATACGTGAATTGTTGAAAGATTCAAAAACACCCGCTGTTCCTGCTAAAATTAAGGTGATATCAATTCCTGGAATTAAATTGACCAAAGCAATCTCTCTGGAGTCATTAAAAGACAAAATAAAACCAGTAGAAAATGAAAAACCGCTGACTTTTGAGGAATTGAACCAAGGGCATGGTTATGTTTGGTACAGTAGAAAATTCAATCAGCCTATTAACGGAAAATTAGAATTAAAAGGGCTTCGTGATTATGCGCTTGTGTACGTTAATGGCAAAAAAGTAGCCGAATTGAATAGCTATTATAACAATTACGAGTGTACGATCGATATACCTTTCAATTCGACTTTGGATATTATTGTCGAAAATATGGGGCGTATCAATTACGATTCAAAAATCACCAGCAGTACCAAGGGAATTATTTCTCCAGTGATTATTAATGGTGAAACTATCACAGGTGATTGGAATATGTATGCGTTTCCTATGGACAAGATGCCAAATCTAGCGACTGCCAAAAGTAATGCCAAAGCTGGGCAGCCTGCTATTTATCAAGGAACTTTTAATGTATCGAAAAAAGGCGATACGTTCCTAGATATGCGTGATTGGGGTAAAGGAATTGTGTTTGTTAATGGAATTAATCTTGGACGTTATTGGAGTGTTGGACCACAACAAACATTATATCTTCCAGGTTGTTGGCTGAAAGAAGGCGCTAATGAAATTGTGATTTTCGAACAAAAAAATGACAAGATTCAAACCAATGTAAGTGCAATCGAAACTCCAATTTTGGATGATTTAAGACCTGAAAAAGAGAATGTTAAATAA